The following DNA comes from Alienimonas californiensis.
CCAGCCGGGGCCGTGGTGGATCTCCTGCACGATCACCCGGTCCCGCGGCGTGGCGATCGGCCCCTGCACCGGCGGCGGGGAGGAGGTTTGCAACGCGGTGACGACGCGGGGGTGCACGCCGTTTTGCTGGAGCGTGATGAGGTCCGCGGCGCTCAGCGGGCCGCAGCCGCCCCGCTGGCGGACGTGGGTGGCGATCACTTCCGGATCGACGCCGCTGAGCGTGAGTTGGATCGCCTCGTCGATCGTCACGCGGTTGGCGTGGGCGGCGGCCATGTCCCGTTCGTAGGAGGCGCGGGCGACGGCGTTGCGGTCCGCCCGGTCGTTCGCCTCGCCGATCGCCCCGCCCACCAGCGCCCCGCCGAGACCGCCGATCACGGCGCCGGCCAGCGGGTTGTCGTTCGCCTCGCCCACCGCCGCCCCCAGTGCCCCGCCGACCAGCGTGCCGGCCAGCGCCCCGTTCTCCGCCCGGCTCGCGGCGCAGCCGGTCATGGAGGCCAACAACCCCACGCCGCACAGCAGCGGAGCGAAGCGACGGAGGGCGGAACGAATGAGCTGGGGGCGAATCACGGCGCAGAACCCGGGCGGGGGCGATCCGGGGACCATCGGTCGAACCGCTCGCCGGAGTCCAGACCGGTTCCCCCGGACCCGCCGGCGTCCGATGCGGCGGCGATTGACAGTGTCTCCGGGCGCTCATGCAATGGCCGCAGGGCCGCGATCCGCCCGGCGAACGCCCCGCCGGCCTTCTCTCCGCGTTTCGATCGAGACGGGCCCATGCCCCGCCGCCCCCTGTTCGCCGTCGCTCCGTTTGCCGTCGGCCTGCTGCTCTCGGCGGCCGCTCCCGCCGACGCCGGGCCGAAGGATTATCTCAAGGAGCCGGGACAGTGGTTCGCTTCCGAGGAGGCCGCCCGCATCGGGGCGAACGTGCTCTCTCATCAAAGCGACGGCGGCGGGTGGCCGAAGAACGTGGACACCGCCGCCGAACCCCACCGCGGCGACCGCGGCCAACTGCAGGGGACCTACGACAACGGGGCGACCACGGACGAACTGCGCCTGCTCGCCAAGCTGTACAACGCGACGCGGGACGACCGCTACCGCGAGGCGTTCGACCGCGGCTTCACGTACGTCCTCGAAGGGCAATACGCCAACGGCGGCTGGCCGCAGTTCCACCCCCCGGGGGAGAAATACCACCGCCATATCACGTTCAACGACGACGCGATGGTCCGCCTGATGCGGTTCGCCCGCGAGGTCGCGGAGTCCAAGACGTATCAATTCGTCGACCCCGCCCGCCGCCAGGCCGCCGGGAACGCCTTCGACCGCGGCGTGGAGTGCATTTTGAGATGCCAGATCCGCGTAAACGGCCAGTTGACGGCCTGGTGCGCCCAGCACGACGAGGTCGACTTCCGCCCCCGGCCGGCCCGCACGTTCGAACTCGCGACCCTCAGCGGGGCGGAGTCCGTCAGCCTCACGCAACTCCTCATGAGCCTCGAAGACCCCTCGCCGGAGGTGATCCGGGCCGTCGACGCGGCGGTCGTCTGGTTCGAGTCCGCGAAGCTGACGGGCATCCGCGAGGACAGGGTGCAGGACGCCGGCTCCGAGAGGGGCTTCAATAAGGTCGTCGTCAACGACCCCGACGCCCCGCCGTTGTGGGCGCGGTTCTACGACATTGAGACCAACGCCCCGGTGTTCGTGGACCGCGACGGCGTGCCCAGGCCGAACCTCGCCGACATCGGCGACGAACGCCGCAACGGCTACGCCTGGTACGGCACATGGCCGGAAAAGGTGTTGGGGGACGAATATCAGGAGTGGAAACAGCGAATCGCCGCGGACGCCGCCCGGGAGTAGCAGCGACGCGGCGGAACTTTTCGCGGGACGCCGGCGTCGGGGGGTTAGTCTGTCCCGCCGCTCCCCCGCCCCCCGGACCGCTCATGGACGCGCTGCTCCTCACGGCCTCGCTGCTGCTCGCCGCGGACCCGCCGGCCGACGGGTTCTATCGACAATCGACCAATGACGGCGCCCCCGTCGTGCAGTCCGCCGACGGGCGGACGTTCAAGCTCGGCGAGCGCCGGGAGTTTCAAATTCTGGGGAGTCCGCTTCGTTCCGAGAACAACGAGAACAGCCGTTTCTGGCTCACCCTGCGCGTGCCCTACGACGAGACGATCGGAACGATGCACTCTGTGCTGGTCGTCGACGGACAGGCGTGTCCGCAGTCCGGGTCGGGGTCGAGCGGGAAGGAAATCTCCTCACTGCACTTCCCGATTGCAGGCGCCGAGAACGCCGAACGGGCGGCGGTGCTGCTCAACACGCCCCTGCTCCGCCGCCGGCACCCAGGCCATCATTTGCTCGTCACCTT
Coding sequences within:
- a CDS encoding glycine zipper domain-containing protein translates to MIRPQLIRSALRRFAPLLCGVGLLASMTGCAASRAENGALAGTLVGGALGAAVGEANDNPLAGAVIGGLGGALVGGAIGEANDRADRNAVARASYERDMAAAHANRVTIDEAIQLTLSGVDPEVIATHVRQRGGCGPLSAADLITLQQNGVHPRVVTALQTSSPPPVQGPIATPRDRVIVQEIHHGPGWGYCDPDPFCDPHFYHYRRRHRHHHVEPGVSFGLHFD
- the pelA gene encoding pectate lyase, encoding MPRRPLFAVAPFAVGLLLSAAAPADAGPKDYLKEPGQWFASEEAARIGANVLSHQSDGGGWPKNVDTAAEPHRGDRGQLQGTYDNGATTDELRLLAKLYNATRDDRYREAFDRGFTYVLEGQYANGGWPQFHPPGEKYHRHITFNDDAMVRLMRFAREVAESKTYQFVDPARRQAAGNAFDRGVECILRCQIRVNGQLTAWCAQHDEVDFRPRPARTFELATLSGAESVSLTQLLMSLEDPSPEVIRAVDAAVVWFESAKLTGIREDRVQDAGSERGFNKVVVNDPDAPPLWARFYDIETNAPVFVDRDGVPRPNLADIGDERRNGYAWYGTWPEKVLGDEYQEWKQRIAADAARE